The following coding sequences are from one Deltaproteobacteria bacterium window:
- the trmD gene encoding tRNA (guanosine(37)-N1)-methyltransferase TrmD has translation MDFEVLSLFPGMFEGFFSLGVFGQAVESGLIRATAIDIRDFAQGRHRTADDRPFGGGSGMVMKPEPLSGAVTAAKELLPEAPVVLLSPQGRVFTQKIARQMLLMPGVILVCGRYEGLDERFIEKYVDLEVSVGDYVLSGGEPAAMVVMDAVARLVPGVLGNDQSAVTESFETGLLENAHYTRPRDFSGDNAPDVLFSGHHRLVENWRRESALLRTLARRPDLLEGRRITKEEFAALLLWRERIDHLIAAQALPGPGPSPGEEQVR, from the coding sequence GTGGATTTCGAGGTGCTTTCGCTCTTTCCTGGGATGTTCGAGGGCTTTTTTTCCCTGGGGGTTTTCGGCCAGGCGGTTGAAAGCGGCCTTATACGCGCTACGGCCATCGACATACGGGACTTTGCCCAGGGACGCCACAGGACGGCGGATGACCGCCCCTTCGGCGGCGGTAGCGGCATGGTGATGAAGCCTGAGCCCCTTTCGGGAGCTGTAACGGCGGCGAAAGAGCTTTTGCCGGAAGCGCCGGTGGTTCTCCTTTCGCCCCAGGGCCGGGTGTTCACCCAGAAAATCGCCCGGCAGATGCTTCTAATGCCGGGGGTCATCCTGGTCTGCGGACGTTACGAAGGCCTGGACGAGCGCTTCATCGAAAAATATGTTGACCTTGAGGTCTCGGTGGGCGATTACGTGCTCTCCGGCGGCGAACCTGCGGCCATGGTTGTCATGGACGCGGTTGCCCGGCTTGTTCCGGGGGTGCTTGGAAACGACCAGTCGGCGGTAACCGAGTCCTTCGAGACCGGGCTTCTGGAAAACGCCCATTACACGAGGCCAAGGGACTTTTCGGGCGACAACGCCCCGGATGTGCTTTTCTCCGGCCATCACAGGCTGGTGGAGAACTGGCGCAGGGAATCGGCCCTTTTGCGCACCCTGGCCCGCAGGCCAGATCTTTTGGAAGGCAGGCGGATTACGAAAGAGGAATTCGCCGCCCTTCTTTTGTGGAGAGAAAGGATTGACCATCTCATCGCCGCCCAAGCTCTACCTGGCCCTGGTCCATCACCCGGTGAGGAACAAGTTCGGTGA
- a CDS encoding RNA methyltransferase, protein MTISSPPKLYLALVHHPVRNKFGETIASAVTNLDLHDMARASKTFGLAGFFVVTPVSDQKEMVERIVRHWTQGPAGEINPDRKEALSLIEITESLDEAINLIQEHSGQTPLVAVTDAGSGPERKNVEFVNTVLESGRPVVLVFGTAWGLSREVMDKADAVLSPITGAGDYNHLSVRSAVAIYLDRLINAHTRLTC, encoded by the coding sequence TTGACCATCTCATCGCCGCCCAAGCTCTACCTGGCCCTGGTCCATCACCCGGTGAGGAACAAGTTCGGTGAGACCATCGCCTCGGCTGTGACCAATCTCGATCTTCACGACATGGCCCGGGCCTCAAAAACCTTCGGGCTGGCCGGATTTTTCGTGGTGACGCCGGTTTCCGACCAGAAGGAAATGGTGGAACGCATAGTGCGCCACTGGACCCAAGGCCCGGCGGGGGAAATCAACCCGGACCGGAAAGAGGCCCTGAGCCTCATAGAAATAACCGAAAGCCTGGACGAGGCGATAAATCTCATCCAGGAACATTCCGGCCAGACGCCGCTTGTGGCGGTTACCGACGCGGGCAGCGGGCCTGAACGAAAAAACGTGGAATTTGTAAACACTGTCCTGGAATCTGGCCGTCCGGTGGTTCTTGTTTTCGGAACCGCCTGGGGCCTTTCAAGGGAAGTGATGGATAAAGCCGACGCCGTGCTTTCGCCCATAACGGGGGCCGGGGATTACAACCATTTGTCCGTGCGTTCAGCGGTGGCCATTTACCTTGACCGCCTCATTAACGCGCACACCCGGCTCACCTGTTGA